From the Amycolatopsis thermoflava N1165 genome, one window contains:
- a CDS encoding epoxide hydrolase family protein, whose protein sequence is MPDAIPEAVPAPVLQDLRARLRAYRRVALPPGFGWERGVDGDFLAELVAHWADHYDWRVHEERIRALPWTLAGGLRLIHQRGAAPGVPVVLLHGWPDSVLRFEKVLPLLADLNVVVPALPGFPFAAPVARGGMSAAAMAETVAAALAELGYDRYVVSAGDVGCDVAEVLAAAYPARVAALHLTDVSQYRFLVDPPADLSPVEQAYVRSGHRWQRQEGGYMREQATKPHTLAVGLGDSPAGLAAWLLEKLRTWTDCGGDVTTVFTRDDLLTWITAYWVTGSIGTSFTPYAEAGPGPGPIVAPTAFTIFPKDLVNAPREFAARFFDIRSWVEERRGGHFGAWECPEQYVAGVRAAVSLV, encoded by the coding sequence ATGCCTGATGCGATCCCCGAAGCCGTTCCGGCGCCGGTGCTGCAGGATCTGCGTGCCCGGTTACGGGCCTACCGCCGGGTGGCGCTGCCCCCGGGATTCGGGTGGGAACGCGGTGTCGACGGCGACTTCCTGGCCGAACTCGTCGCCCACTGGGCGGACCACTACGACTGGCGCGTGCACGAAGAACGGATTCGCGCACTGCCGTGGACACTGGCCGGCGGGCTCCGGCTGATCCACCAGCGCGGAGCGGCTCCCGGCGTTCCGGTCGTCCTGCTGCACGGCTGGCCGGACTCGGTCCTGCGGTTCGAGAAGGTCCTGCCACTCCTGGCGGATCTGAACGTGGTCGTCCCCGCACTGCCGGGTTTCCCGTTCGCCGCCCCGGTGGCGCGCGGGGGCATGTCGGCCGCGGCGATGGCCGAAACGGTGGCCGCCGCCCTCGCCGAGCTGGGCTACGACCGGTACGTGGTGTCCGCGGGCGACGTCGGCTGCGATGTCGCCGAGGTGCTCGCCGCGGCGTACCCGGCCAGAGTCGCCGCACTCCACCTGACCGATGTGTCGCAGTACCGGTTCCTGGTCGATCCGCCGGCGGACCTCTCGCCCGTCGAGCAGGCCTACGTGCGGTCCGGGCACCGCTGGCAACGCCAGGAAGGCGGCTACATGCGGGAGCAGGCGACCAAGCCGCACACCCTCGCGGTGGGGCTCGGCGACTCGCCCGCCGGGCTCGCCGCGTGGCTGCTGGAGAAACTGCGCACCTGGACCGACTGCGGGGGCGACGTCACCACGGTGTTCACCCGCGACGACCTGCTGACCTGGATCACGGCGTACTGGGTCACCGGCTCGATCGGCACCTCGTTCACCCCGTACGCGGAGGCCGGGCCCGGGCCGGGACCGATCGTCGCGCCCACGGCGTTCACGATCTTCCCCAAGGACCTCGTCAACGCGCCACGGGAATTCGCGGCCCGGTTCTTCGACATCCGGTCGTGGGTCGAGGAGCGCCGCGGCGGGCACTTCGGCGCGTGGGAATGCCCGGAGCAGTACGTCGCGGGCGTTCGCGCCGCCGTGTCCCTCGTCTGA
- a CDS encoding epoxide hydrolase family protein: MAGTRAVLDVPDADLEDLRERLRRTRWARPWPAEPWAAGTDGDELRRLTGYWASAYDWRKHETAINALPHRFAEIGGTVVHYLYFGAENGGTRAILLANGWPSSFLELVGLAERLSAPSRFGRDPRTACTVVVPSLPGFGLSPQRPALAEGMHTHDLWHRLMTEELGFDRYGAHGSDIGAGDVSRLAQAHPDALLGLYLQDAANPAGYDVAGLSEEERTYLAAEHAWEVAERGYSHQQQTRPLTLAQGLSDSPSGLLAWILEKYRAWSDCDGVLANRFSDDFLLTQASLYWFTNTISTSFRPYYERHHQLVPPVERVEVPTALALFPADIGGRQPRSWVERVYHVTRYTEMPRGGHFAAYEEPDLLADDITAFFGSLR, from the coding sequence ATGGCCGGCACGCGCGCGGTGCTCGATGTTCCCGACGCTGACCTGGAGGACCTGCGAGAACGGTTGCGCCGCACCCGGTGGGCGCGACCGTGGCCGGCCGAACCCTGGGCGGCGGGCACGGACGGCGACGAGCTTCGCCGCCTGACCGGCTACTGGGCCTCGGCCTACGACTGGCGCAAGCACGAAACCGCGATCAACGCCCTGCCACACCGGTTCGCCGAGATCGGCGGCACGGTCGTGCACTACCTGTACTTCGGCGCCGAGAACGGCGGAACACGAGCGATCCTGCTGGCCAACGGCTGGCCCAGTTCGTTCCTCGAGCTCGTCGGCCTGGCGGAGCGGCTGTCGGCCCCGTCGCGTTTCGGGCGCGACCCGCGGACCGCCTGCACCGTCGTCGTCCCGTCGCTGCCGGGGTTCGGGCTGTCTCCGCAACGCCCGGCGCTCGCCGAGGGCATGCACACGCACGACCTGTGGCATCGGCTCATGACCGAGGAGCTGGGGTTCGACCGCTACGGCGCGCACGGGTCCGACATCGGCGCCGGGGATGTGAGCCGGCTGGCGCAGGCGCATCCCGACGCGCTGCTCGGACTTTACCTGCAGGACGCCGCGAACCCCGCCGGCTACGACGTGGCCGGGCTGAGCGAGGAGGAACGGACCTACCTGGCGGCCGAGCACGCATGGGAGGTCGCCGAGCGCGGGTACTCGCACCAGCAGCAGACCCGTCCGCTGACCCTCGCCCAGGGGCTGTCGGATTCCCCGTCCGGGCTGCTCGCCTGGATCCTTGAGAAGTACCGCGCCTGGAGCGACTGCGACGGCGTCCTGGCCAACCGGTTCAGTGACGACTTCCTCCTCACGCAGGCCTCGTTGTACTGGTTCACCAACACGATCTCGACCTCGTTCCGCCCGTACTACGAGCGCCACCACCAGCTGGTCCCGCCCGTCGAACGGGTCGAGGTGCCGACCGCGCTGGCGTTGTTCCCCGCCGACATCGGCGGACGGCAGCCCCGCAGCTGGGTGGAACGCGTCTACCACGTCACCCGCTACACCGAGATGCCCCGCGGCGGCCACTTCGCCGCCTACGAGGAACCGGATCTGCTGGCCGACGACATCACCGCCTTCTTCGGCTCGCTGAGGTGA
- a CDS encoding CGNR zinc finger domain-containing protein, whose amino-acid sequence MALQVIEDFLNTVDERTFKRHGESHVPGERLTSPQALADWLTARRLPFGDTPPRASDVAAAVALRTALRKALVADTSAAAALQDHPLRLAPDHSGGMRLVATSGPAWLNTIVETVAGSVARGEWARIKLCAAPDCRWAFYDVSRNGRGRWCAMEVCGNRHKTRTYRSRRNRDA is encoded by the coding sequence GTGGCGCTGCAGGTGATCGAAGACTTCCTCAACACCGTGGACGAGCGCACGTTCAAGCGGCACGGGGAGAGTCATGTGCCCGGCGAGCGGCTGACCTCTCCGCAGGCCCTCGCGGACTGGCTGACTGCCCGGAGGCTGCCCTTCGGTGACACCCCGCCGCGTGCGTCGGACGTGGCAGCCGCCGTCGCCCTGCGCACGGCGCTCCGGAAGGCGCTCGTCGCTGACACCTCGGCCGCCGCGGCATTGCAGGACCACCCGTTGCGGCTCGCACCGGACCACTCCGGCGGGATGCGCCTCGTCGCGACCTCCGGCCCGGCCTGGCTGAACACCATCGTCGAGACCGTGGCGGGCAGTGTGGCCAGGGGCGAGTGGGCGCGCATCAAGCTCTGCGCCGCACCCGACTGCCGGTGGGCGTTCTACGACGTCTCACGCAACGGCCGTGGCCGCTGGTGCGCGATGGAGGTCTGCGGAAACCGCCACAAGACCCGCACCTACCGCTCGCGCCGCAACCGCGACGCGTGA
- a CDS encoding winged helix-turn-helix transcriptional regulator — translation METRRIDPVNCSVARALSVVGERWSLLIVREALDGARRFGEFHSRLGIARNLLATRLETLVTAGVMRRVPYQEPGDRQRFAYELTEQGRALRPTLVALLEWGDRYLADPEGPSVIVRHRPVDDGSPCDEPVKVVLECAAGHSHLAPEDVCRTPGPGARFVENS, via the coding sequence ATGGAGACGCGGCGGATCGACCCGGTGAACTGCTCGGTGGCGCGCGCCCTCTCGGTGGTGGGGGAGCGCTGGTCGCTGTTGATCGTTCGGGAAGCGCTGGACGGCGCGCGCCGGTTCGGCGAGTTCCACTCCCGCCTCGGGATCGCCAGAAATCTCCTGGCGACGCGGCTCGAGACCTTGGTGACAGCTGGGGTGATGCGCCGCGTGCCGTATCAGGAGCCCGGGGATCGGCAGCGTTTCGCCTACGAGCTCACCGAGCAGGGCCGGGCGTTGCGGCCCACGCTCGTGGCGCTCCTGGAATGGGGCGACAGGTACCTCGCCGATCCGGAGGGACCGTCGGTCATCGTCCGGCACCGGCCCGTCGACGATGGCAGCCCCTGCGACGAGCCGGTCAAGGTCGTCCTCGAGTGCGCTGCGGGGCACAGCCACCTCGCCCCGGAAGACGTCTGCCGCACGCCCGGGCCGGGCGCGCGCTTCGTGGAAAACTCCTGA
- a CDS encoding tautomerase family protein gives MPMLDVYIPDGALQPDAEAALLNRITEILVRNEGFDPADPVSRSVSWLWLHRPAGVYVGGEPADAPRYKIVPSVPEGQLDEQKRASVIAEVTEAILDAENGAWPRDPSRIWVFPTEIPEGHWGGWGQIRPLAAILARLTGGDTKRARALARERIAATRAEHARLP, from the coding sequence GTGCCCATGCTCGACGTCTACATTCCCGACGGCGCGCTCCAACCGGACGCCGAGGCGGCGCTGCTGAACCGCATCACCGAGATCCTCGTCCGCAACGAGGGATTCGACCCCGCCGACCCGGTGAGCCGTTCCGTCTCCTGGCTCTGGCTGCACCGGCCGGCCGGCGTCTACGTCGGCGGAGAACCCGCGGACGCACCTCGCTACAAGATCGTCCCGTCCGTCCCCGAGGGCCAGCTCGACGAGCAGAAGCGTGCGAGCGTCATCGCCGAGGTCACCGAGGCGATCCTCGACGCGGAGAACGGCGCCTGGCCGCGTGACCCCAGCCGGATCTGGGTGTTCCCCACCGAGATCCCCGAAGGTCACTGGGGCGGCTGGGGCCAGATCAGGCCGCTCGCAGCGATCCTCGCCCGGCTCACCGGCGGCGACACCAAGCGGGCCCGTGCGCTCGCGCGTGAGCGGATCGCTGCCACCCGAGCCGAACACGCCCGCCTGCCCTGA
- a CDS encoding TetR/AcrR family transcriptional regulator, which yields MGAGVTRKARADSERNRRRIVEVARRGFAAEGIGLPMREIARRAGVGAATLYRHFPARPDLLDAVLAEQVAACREDVRTALADPDPWRALSAIVRRFGERQVRDRGLNDVLLGSHPEAEAFAEERREHTRALDALVRRARATGAVRRDLAPEDVRVGLMAIASLRGLPPDRAPVAIRRLTELLLAGMR from the coding sequence GTGGGGGCCGGAGTGACGCGGAAGGCCAGGGCGGACAGCGAGCGCAACCGCAGGCGCATCGTGGAGGTCGCGCGCCGTGGGTTCGCCGCGGAGGGGATCGGGCTGCCGATGCGCGAGATCGCGCGCCGGGCCGGTGTCGGGGCTGCGACGCTGTACCGGCACTTCCCGGCGCGACCCGACCTCCTCGACGCGGTGCTGGCCGAGCAGGTCGCCGCCTGCCGCGAGGACGTGCGGACCGCGCTCGCCGACCCGGACCCGTGGCGGGCGCTGAGCGCGATCGTCCGCCGGTTCGGCGAGCGTCAGGTGCGGGACCGTGGCCTCAACGACGTCCTGCTCGGCTCGCACCCGGAGGCGGAGGCGTTCGCCGAGGAGCGGCGCGAGCACACCCGCGCGCTGGACGCGCTCGTGCGCCGCGCCAGGGCCACCGGCGCCGTGCGGCGCGACCTCGCCCCCGAGGACGTGCGGGTGGGGTTGATGGCGATCGCGTCGCTGCGGGGCCTGCCACCGGACCGGGCGCCGGTGGCCATCCGCCGCCTGACGGAGCTGCTGCTCGCCGGCATGCGTTAG
- a CDS encoding TetR/AcrR family transcriptional regulator gives MGGKYHHGNLRDELVRVSLDLIAERGVAGFSVAEVARRAKVSPGAPYRHFPERESLLAAVAATVAWQLADEVRAAVEREDDPAGALAAAAGAYTAYLIRRRAGMNLIYAEGLHGPGYTELHENTRTLTDHFLVLCLRLCDSPQEALELMEQLFTQAHGYGMFWLDGVFVKHGYTPELVVAKSVAAARVMIEGHRATTGPG, from the coding sequence ATGGGCGGCAAGTACCACCACGGCAACCTGCGCGACGAGCTCGTGCGGGTCTCCCTCGACCTGATCGCCGAGCGCGGCGTGGCCGGGTTCTCGGTCGCCGAAGTCGCGCGGCGCGCCAAGGTCAGCCCCGGCGCCCCCTACCGGCACTTCCCGGAGCGGGAGAGCCTGCTCGCCGCCGTCGCCGCCACCGTCGCCTGGCAGCTCGCCGACGAGGTGCGGGCCGCGGTCGAGCGCGAGGACGACCCGGCCGGCGCGCTCGCCGCGGCGGCGGGCGCCTACACCGCGTACCTGATCCGGCGGCGCGCCGGCATGAACCTCATCTACGCCGAGGGGCTGCACGGCCCCGGCTACACCGAGCTGCACGAGAACACGCGCACCCTGACCGACCACTTCCTCGTGCTGTGCCTGCGCTTGTGCGACAGCCCGCAGGAGGCGCTCGAGCTGATGGAGCAGCTGTTCACCCAGGCGCACGGCTACGGCATGTTCTGGCTCGACGGCGTGTTCGTCAAGCACGGCTACACGCCCGAACTGGTGGTCGCGAAGTCGGTCGCCGCGGCCCGCGTCATGATCGAGGGCCACCGCGCCACGACCGGCCCCGGCTGA